In a genomic window of Magnolia sinica isolate HGM2019 chromosome 16, MsV1, whole genome shotgun sequence:
- the LOC131228728 gene encoding DNAJ protein JJJ1 homolog: MTEKAKPRQARCLYEILGLPRDCTQEQIRSSYKRLALQLHPDKLISSGTVSEEEATSAFQSLLNAYQVLSDPRERAFYDSHRSQILFSDPNSSSSSSSPFGGPHIDVPHLFPFFSNSAYSSFSDTGKGFYKVYADIFDRIYAQELSFAKELELGPDAVGQAPSMGNLDSPYAQVSAFYGFWLGFSTVMDFSWVDPYRSSAGPTRKARRVMEDENRKARKKARKEFNEMVRSLAEFVKKRDKRVIEMQMKRNLEEEKKRAEEKERKKEEARKKMEKARLYEEPEWARVAEEEDEEEIADDVFDDGKKKGEKELYCVVCSKKFKSEKQWKNHEQSKKHREKVAELRDSYKAEEVDEDGEEEEEEEVLGNGQDAGHVGFGSDVQADDNVYDLCAKFKVGVDFRKERSRFRSSTRDQKGQEEGNDSFGSDEEESILEAMVSGHRNRKNTNASQPKPSPMSRSNVYGDDKDELGSMEYDTRKINRRNRVSKKAGGTKSSAEDPRVEVDVPEKQVKSSSIDSEVLVDEYNADDVSPLPESSSHSIEEIGVEEIGANSVGDQTLKKNRKVNNQSVDRKLEGQREANIKSRNTSKGKKQKATSKTSSHSCEMCGEDFESRNKLHIHLGATGHAVLKSR, encoded by the coding sequence atgacagaGAAGGCGAAGCCAAGGCAGGCGAGGTGCCTGTACGAGATCTTGGGCTTGCCAAGGGACTGCACGCAGGAGCAGATCAGGTCCTCATACAAGCGCCTCGCTCTCCAGCTCCACCCCGACAAGCTCATCTCCTCCGGCACCGTCTCCGAAGAAGAAGCCACCTCCGCCTTCCAATCCCTCCTCAACGCCTACCAGGTACTCTCTGACCCCCGTGAGCGCGCTTTCTACGACTCTCACCGCTCGCAGATCCTCTTCTCCGatcccaattcctcttcttcctcctcctcgcctttcggtgggccccacatcgacGTTCCCCACCTCTTCCCCTTCTTCTCCAATTCCGCATACTCGTCCTTCTCGGACACTGGCAAGGGCTTCTACAAGGTCTATGCCGACATATTTGACAGAATCTACGCCCAGGAGCTTTCCTTTGCTAAGGAGCTGGAATTGGGGCCCGATGCAGTGGGCCAGGCGCCGTCCATGGGCAACCTAGACAGTCCTTATGCACAGGTATCTGCGTTTTATGGCTTCTGGCTGGGGTTCTCAACGGTGATGGATTTCTCGTGGGTCGACCCATACCGGTCGTCAGCGGGGCCCACACGGAAGGCCAGGCGTGTCATGGAGGATGAGAATAGGAAGGCAAGGAAGAAGGCAAGGAAGGAGTTCAACGAGATGGTCCGCAGCCTGGCAGAGTTTGTGAAGAAGAGGGATAAGAGGGTGATTGAGATGCAGATGAAGCGTAATTTAGAGGAGGAGAAGAAGCGGGCggaagagaaggagaggaagaaggaagaggcgaggaagaagatggagaagGCGAGGCTGTACGAAGAGCCCGAATGGGCGAGGGTtgcagaagaagaagatgaggaggAGATTGCAGATGATGTGTTTGATGATGGGAAGAAGAAGGGGGAAAAGGAGTTGTATTGCGTTGTATGTAGTAAGAAGTTCAAGTCAGAGAAGCAGTGGAAGAATCACGAGCAGTCAAAGAAGCACCGAGAGAAGGTTGCAGAGCTGAGGGATTCATATAAAGCAGAAGAAGTAGATGaggatggggaagaagaggaagaggaagaggtttTGGGCAATGGTCAGGATGCAGGCCATGTGGGTTTTGGTAGTGATGTGCAGGCAGATGACAATGTGTATGATTTGTGTGCAAAATTTAAAGTTGGGGTAGATTTTCGGAAAGAAAGAAGTAGGTTTAGGAGTTCTACTAGAGACCAGAAAGGTCAAGAAGAGGGCAATGATTCTTTTGggagtgatgaggaagagagtattCTTGAGGCGATGGTTTCGGGGCATAGGAATAGAAAGAATACAAATGCAAGCCAACCCAAGCCATCACCGATGTCTCGTAGTAATGTTTATGGCGATGACAAAGATGAGTTGGGGTCCATGGAATATGATACACGGAAAATCAATCGCCGGAATCGAGTTTCAAAGAAAGCAGGCGGAACCAAATCCAGTGCAGAAGATCCTAGAGTTGAGGTAGATGTGCCTGAGAAGCAAGTGAAGTCCAGTTCAATTGATAGTGAAGTTCTGGTTGATGAATATAATGCGGATGATGTTTCCCCTTTGCCGGAGTCTTCTTCCCATTCAATTGAGGAGATTGGGGTTGAGGAGATTGGGGCGAATAGCGTGGGTGATCAGACATTGAAAAAGAATCGAAAGGTTAACAATCAATCTGTTGATAGGAAACTCGAGGGCCAGAGGGAAGCAAACATTAAGTCACGGAACACGTCAAAAGGAAAGAAACAGAAG